Proteins from one Malaya genurostris strain Urasoe2022 chromosome 2, Malgen_1.1, whole genome shotgun sequence genomic window:
- the LOC131427016 gene encoding transcription factor Adf-1-like, translating into MHQQQMREQLLQQHQQRRRQSLLTKSVQEEFLIHQVKLRPELYDKSLKAYRKPGATDNAWAEIANALGVKVENCKKRWKSLRDTFIKYFRQEILADSIPGMKRKKWIYYEHMSFLRSHVELYGISETDSASDKETIASDRTRIIHIPEFVTEQGEYISCEEAVEEQYDDNQTEYVYEVEEVSPTTTTSTYAVEAKHESSQNVEVEESVVESSEAHAEDLELIREEESTAEMTQSDTAGGEVTNSNCSNAVVTDPDERFLLSCAPVLKRLSTKKNALVKLKIQQLLYDVEFGEVECGSEARKRNDP; encoded by the exons ATGCACCAGCAGCAAATGCGAGAGCAGTTACTGCAGCAGCACCAGCAGCGACGACGCCAGTCGTTGCTGACTAAAAGTGTCCAGGAGGAATTTTTGATCCATCAGGTGAAGTTGCGACCGGAATTATATGATAAGTCGCTGAAGGCCTATCGGAAGCCTGGTGCCACGGACAATGCCTGGGCAGAAATTGCGAATGCGCTGGGAGTGAAAG TGGAGAATTGTAAAAAGAGATGGAAAAGTCTTCGTGATACGTTCATCAAGTATTTTCGGCAGGAGATACTGGCTGATTCCATTCCTGGTATGAAACGAAAGAAGTGGATTTATTACGAACACATGAGCTTTTTGAGATCTCACGTTGAGTTATACGG CATCTCTGAAACCGATTCTGCTAGTGACAAGGAAACAATTGCTTCCGATCGAACTCGCATTATTCACATACCGGAGTTTGTCACCGAGCAGGGAGAATACATAAGCTGTGAGGAAGCTGTGGAGGAACAGTATGACGATAATCAAACTGAGTACGTTTACGAAGTGGAAGAGGTTTCACCTACAACGACCACTAGCACTTATGCTGTCGAGGCAAAGCATGAATCTTCACAAAATGTCGAAGTGGAAGAAAGTGTAGTTGAATCGTCCGAGGCACATGCGGAGGACTTGGAGTTAATTAGGGAGGAAGAAAGCACTGCCGAAATGACTCAATCGGATACTGCGGGAGGAGAAGTAACGAATTCGAATTGCTCTAATGCGGTTGTAACTGATCCCGATGAAAGATTTTTATTGAGTTGTGCGCCCGTGTTGAAGAGGCTCTCGACGAAGAAGAATGCTTTggtgaaattaaaaattcaacaaCTGCTTTATGACGTGGAGTTCGGAGAAGTGGAGTGTGGATCTGAGGCTAGAAAAAGGAATGACCCTTGA
- the LOC131427017 gene encoding uncharacterized protein LOC131427017: MKILVSPYLVLFSVLLSATYAIKCYRCNSLDDSACFHFNSESNRNQNDSVKPNSQLETFLQECGRDDKGREPFCRKISITILNNKHQRVIRECGYERSKNNCYKADNEDHLETVCQCWTDECNRAIGLEYKLTAFIAIIISFKILSKANLIKML, from the exons ATGAAAATCTTAGTTTCACCGTATTTAGTTTTGTTCTCTGTGCTGTTGTCGGCAA CATATGCCATCAAATGTTATCGCTGCAATAGCCTTGACGATTCCGCCTGCTTTCATTTTAATTCCGAGTCCAACCGAAACCAGAACGATTCAGTGAAACCGAATTCCCAGTTGGAAACGTTTCTGCAGGAGTGTGGCCGAGATGACAAGGGAAGGGAACCTTTCtgtcgaaaaatttcgattactA TTCTGAACAATAAACACCAGCGGGTGATTCGGGAATGCGGGTATGAAAGATCAAAGAACAACTGCTATAAGGCTGACAACGAGGATCACCTGGAAACGGTTTGCCAGTGCTGGACGGATGAATGCAACAGAGCTATCGGATTGGAGTACAAACTGACTGCTTTTATAGCCATCattatttcattcaaaatattatcaaaggctaatttaataaaaatgttgTAA